The Agrococcus carbonis genome has a window encoding:
- a CDS encoding DegT/DnrJ/EryC1/StrS family aminotransferase encodes MLPWLGQEEADALAEVIASGWVAQGPRVARFEERFAAAMLAPFAVATSSCTTALHLALTVAGIGEGDDVVVPSLSFIATTNAVRYVGAEPVFADVDAETGNVTAHTVEQALTPATRAVIAVDQGGVPVDLDGIRAVTDPLGIVVVEDAACGAGSTYRGRPVGAGAELTAWSFHPRKLLTTGEGGMLTTRREDWAARARRLREHAMSVSAADRHASVLAPAEQYTEIGFNFRMTDLQAAVGLVQLARLPEIVARRRAIAERYQAEIAGIPGLRAVADPEHGTSNFQSFWIEVGDGYPTDRDGLLVALASADISARRGIMAAHRQPPYRSRTPAAGLPETDRLHDRTLILPVYHQLTEAEQQRVIDVLRSPGGAG; translated from the coding sequence ATGCTGCCGTGGCTCGGGCAGGAGGAGGCCGATGCGCTCGCCGAGGTCATCGCGAGCGGATGGGTCGCGCAGGGCCCGAGGGTCGCGCGGTTCGAGGAGCGCTTCGCGGCAGCGATGCTCGCGCCGTTCGCCGTCGCGACGAGCAGCTGCACGACCGCCCTCCACCTCGCGCTCACCGTCGCGGGCATCGGCGAGGGCGACGACGTCGTCGTGCCGTCGCTGTCGTTCATCGCGACGACGAACGCGGTGCGCTACGTCGGCGCCGAGCCGGTCTTCGCCGACGTCGATGCCGAGACGGGCAACGTCACCGCGCACACGGTCGAGCAGGCGCTCACGCCCGCGACGCGCGCCGTCATCGCGGTCGACCAGGGCGGCGTGCCCGTCGACCTCGACGGAATCCGCGCCGTCACCGACCCGCTCGGCATCGTGGTCGTCGAGGATGCCGCGTGCGGCGCGGGATCGACGTACCGGGGCCGGCCGGTCGGCGCAGGGGCAGAGCTGACCGCCTGGTCGTTCCACCCCCGCAAGCTGCTCACGACGGGGGAGGGCGGCATGCTCACGACCCGGCGCGAGGACTGGGCGGCGCGCGCCCGGCGGCTGCGGGAGCACGCGATGTCGGTCTCGGCCGCCGACCGCCACGCATCCGTCCTCGCGCCTGCCGAGCAGTACACCGAGATCGGCTTCAACTTCCGCATGACCGACCTGCAGGCGGCCGTCGGGCTCGTGCAGCTCGCCCGGCTGCCCGAGATCGTCGCACGGCGCCGTGCGATCGCCGAGCGCTACCAGGCCGAGATCGCCGGCATCCCGGGGCTGCGGGCCGTCGCCGATCCCGAGCACGGGACGAGCAACTTCCAGTCCTTCTGGATCGAGGTGGGCGACGGCTACCCGACCGACCGCGACGGGCTGCTCGTCGCGCTCGCGAGCGCCGACATCTCGGCCCGGCGCGGCATCATGGCCGCCCACCGCCAGCCGCCGTACCGCTCCCGCACGCCGGCGGCGGGGCTGCCCGAGACCGATCGCCTGCACGACCGCACGCTCATCCTGCCCGTCTACCACCAGCTCACCGAGGCCGAGCAGCAGCGCGTGATCGACGTGCTGCGCTCGCCGGGAGGTGCGGGATGA
- a CDS encoding glycosyltransferase family 2 protein has translation MTMQERVRALQERHAVGGRVLPLVARRWPGALRATTTPASALAPAGDVLVSVVVPCYDYARYLPAAVESALQQEGVRVEVIVVDDRSTDDSADVAAALSRRHPEVRLIRNPTNVGHVVSFNRGWSESTGAYVVKLDADDLLAPNALARAAALLEAHPSVGLAYGHPRHFASADPPPARAGTITWTRWRGDDWLEERCRLGVSAITNPEMVLRSSLLAELGPMDPAIPYAPDFELSLRIAAVADIGYVGGADQALHREHPSSMSETHGSGLLVDLGARRDAFDAALRHVADPALRARLQELARRALAHDALRFASAAADRGRAASVHAPLTEFALAVHPTVASSRAARRLRRPARALVTAGAPLRRLARRLRHEAYYARWMVSGV, from the coding sequence ATGACGATGCAGGAGCGGGTGCGAGCGCTCCAGGAGCGGCACGCGGTCGGCGGGCGCGTGCTGCCGCTCGTCGCGAGGCGCTGGCCGGGCGCGCTCCGCGCGACGACGACGCCGGCGTCGGCCCTCGCGCCGGCGGGAGACGTCCTCGTCTCGGTCGTCGTCCCGTGCTACGACTACGCGCGATACCTCCCCGCGGCCGTCGAGTCGGCGCTCCAGCAGGAGGGCGTGCGCGTCGAGGTCATCGTCGTCGACGACCGGTCGACCGACGACAGCGCCGACGTGGCCGCCGCCCTGAGCCGCCGCCATCCCGAGGTCCGGCTCATCCGGAACCCGACGAACGTCGGGCACGTCGTCTCGTTCAACCGGGGCTGGAGCGAGTCGACCGGCGCCTACGTCGTCAAGCTCGACGCCGACGACCTCCTCGCGCCGAACGCGCTCGCGCGCGCCGCGGCGCTGCTCGAGGCGCACCCGTCGGTGGGCCTCGCGTACGGCCATCCCCGACACTTCGCCTCGGCCGATCCGCCGCCCGCCCGCGCCGGGACGATCACGTGGACCCGATGGCGCGGCGACGACTGGCTCGAGGAGCGGTGCAGGCTCGGGGTGAGCGCGATCACGAACCCCGAGATGGTGCTCCGCTCCTCGCTGCTCGCCGAGCTGGGCCCGATGGACCCGGCGATCCCGTACGCGCCGGACTTCGAGCTCTCGCTGCGCATCGCGGCGGTCGCCGACATCGGCTACGTGGGCGGCGCCGATCAGGCGCTGCACCGCGAGCACCCCTCGAGCATGAGCGAGACCCACGGATCGGGGCTGCTCGTCGACCTCGGGGCGCGGCGCGACGCCTTCGACGCCGCGTTGCGCCACGTCGCGGATCCCGCGCTCCGCGCGAGGCTCCAGGAGCTCGCGCGCCGAGCGCTCGCCCACGACGCTCTGCGCTTCGCGTCCGCCGCAGCCGACCGCGGCCGCGCGGCGAGCGTGCACGCGCCCCTCACCGAGTTCGCGCTCGCCGTGCATCCGACGGTCGCGTCGTCGCGCGCTGCGCGGAGGCTGCGCCGCCCGGCGCGCGCGCTCGTGACCGCGGGTGCGCCGCTGCGGCGGCTCGCGCGGCGGCTGCGCCACGAGGCCTACTACGCACGATGGATGGTGTCGGGTGTCTGA
- a CDS encoding glycosyltransferase family protein, producing the protein MPTIDAPAGRAPRDWAGPKPRLVFFRFADPTLPDFIAGHLRDHVRCLEQWFDVHVIDRDADYDEVVDRLQPDLALFESGVYARRGRAIANTHRHPGIPKLGLLNADGYCPTRSVFLADMDDWGVETFFTIATSASGYTPDIADRTFVWPNFADRRIFHPYPGGKSRSILLSGSRETNYPWRVRVDGALRERFPVTTMQHSGWFDREAAAAMPAGEAYARTLSAALIVPTCGTIAEELVRKHLEIPASGALLLTERTPVVEAAGFVDMVSCVFADASDAADKVAYLLEHPDELAEIAAAGTRLAHERHSIEHRDQIRQWYELHRGAPGARIVQPDLFGSLAHDPLSGARPVSAVARPGVDRRLLRSGDALLEAGLPARAADRFAQVLNLHFEPEAALGLARSAVRLGRPPLASALLEHSAAIVVRTHGASHPDPVEQAWQSRVALCGADLRAAVEHAAAHPGVRHPELDRMRAVIRALGGTAPEPADRPRHRSVHSGFGAEPWDEWQRALVDDLAACGRDETAARVAAMPDPTRATAQSVGARAGRTSASRGRGAAAAARHLLARARRRATREAAALLGRDAPPDRASLFQVLEGRPIDAVLLLMVDDGIARRIEALGSRDPWPLEIVRLGRAVSGPARDGFVPWGHRSGVERAVLRSVPSWGTSMVVTTRAGMGHLELADLASTRIVVVVPGGAPETDAERRLRARDDWSPASEALATRLRAVLPAAEAAVWERRPARDDRARVPVRVGDLAVER; encoded by the coding sequence ATGCCGACCATCGACGCGCCGGCCGGCCGAGCGCCGCGCGACTGGGCCGGCCCGAAGCCGCGCCTGGTCTTCTTCCGCTTCGCCGACCCGACGCTCCCGGACTTCATCGCCGGGCACCTGCGCGATCACGTGCGCTGCCTGGAGCAGTGGTTCGACGTGCACGTCATCGACCGCGACGCCGACTACGACGAGGTCGTCGACCGCCTGCAGCCGGATCTCGCGCTCTTCGAGTCAGGGGTGTACGCGCGAAGGGGTCGGGCGATCGCCAACACGCACCGCCATCCCGGGATCCCGAAGCTCGGCCTGCTGAACGCCGACGGGTACTGCCCGACCCGGTCGGTCTTCCTCGCCGACATGGACGACTGGGGCGTCGAGACGTTCTTCACGATCGCGACGTCAGCCTCCGGCTACACCCCCGATATCGCCGACCGCACCTTCGTCTGGCCCAACTTCGCCGACCGGCGGATCTTCCACCCCTATCCGGGTGGGAAGAGCCGGTCGATCCTGCTGAGCGGCAGCCGCGAGACGAACTACCCCTGGCGCGTGCGCGTCGACGGGGCGCTGCGCGAGCGGTTCCCGGTCACGACGATGCAGCACAGCGGCTGGTTCGACCGCGAGGCTGCCGCCGCGATGCCCGCAGGCGAGGCCTACGCGCGCACGCTGAGCGCCGCGCTCATCGTGCCGACGTGCGGCACGATCGCGGAGGAGCTCGTGCGCAAGCACCTCGAGATCCCCGCGTCGGGCGCGCTGCTGCTGACCGAGCGCACGCCCGTCGTCGAAGCGGCGGGCTTCGTCGACATGGTCAGCTGCGTGTTCGCCGACGCGTCGGATGCCGCCGACAAGGTCGCCTACCTCCTCGAGCACCCCGACGAGCTGGCTGAGATCGCGGCAGCAGGCACGAGGCTCGCCCATGAGCGGCACTCGATCGAGCACCGCGACCAGATCCGCCAGTGGTATGAGCTGCACCGTGGTGCCCCGGGTGCACGCATCGTGCAGCCCGACCTCTTCGGCAGCCTCGCGCACGATCCGCTCAGCGGTGCCCGCCCGGTGAGCGCCGTCGCGCGTCCCGGCGTCGACCGACGGCTCCTGCGCTCGGGCGACGCGCTCCTCGAAGCGGGCCTGCCCGCGAGGGCCGCCGACCGCTTCGCGCAGGTCCTCAACCTGCACTTCGAGCCCGAAGCAGCGCTCGGCCTCGCACGCAGTGCGGTGCGGCTCGGCCGGCCGCCCTTGGCCTCTGCGCTCCTCGAGCACTCCGCGGCGATCGTCGTGCGGACCCACGGGGCATCCCACCCCGATCCCGTCGAGCAGGCATGGCAGAGCCGCGTCGCGCTCTGCGGGGCCGACCTCCGCGCTGCCGTCGAGCACGCGGCAGCGCACCCCGGCGTGCGCCATCCCGAGCTCGATCGCATGCGCGCGGTGATCCGTGCGCTCGGAGGCACGGCACCCGAGCCCGCAGATCGCCCGCGGCACCGCTCGGTGCACTCGGGCTTCGGGGCCGAGCCGTGGGACGAGTGGCAGCGGGCGCTCGTCGATGACCTCGCCGCGTGCGGCCGCGACGAGACCGCCGCCCGGGTCGCGGCGATGCCCGACCCGACGCGTGCGACCGCGCAGTCCGTCGGGGCGCGCGCAGGGCGCACGTCCGCCTCGCGCGGCCGCGGCGCCGCGGCTGCCGCCCGCCACCTGCTCGCGCGCGCCCGCCGCCGCGCGACGCGCGAGGCTGCCGCGCTGCTGGGGCGCGACGCGCCGCCCGACCGCGCGTCGCTCTTCCAGGTGCTCGAGGGGCGTCCCATCGACGCCGTCCTCCTCCTGATGGTCGACGACGGCATCGCACGGCGCATCGAGGCGCTCGGCTCCCGCGATCCCTGGCCGCTCGAGATCGTGCGGCTCGGCCGCGCGGTGAGCGGCCCCGCGCGGGATGGATTCGTGCCATGGGGTCATCGGTCAGGCGTCGAGCGTGCCGTCCTGCGGAGCGTGCCCTCGTGGGGCACGTCGATGGTGGTGACGACGCGCGCGGGCATGGGGCACCTCGAGCTCGCCGACCTCGCGAGCACGCGCATCGTCGTCGTCGTGCCGGGCGGAGCCCCGGAGACGGACGCGGAGCGACGGCTGCGCGCCCGCGACGACTGGAGCCCGGCATCCGAGGCGCTGGCCACGCGGCTTCGCGCTGTCCTGCCCGCGGCGGAGGCAGCCGTCTGGGAGCGACGGCCGGCCCGCGACGATCGCGCCCGAGTCCCGGTGCGCGTCGGCGATCTGGCGGTGGAACGGTGA
- a CDS encoding rhamnosyltransferase WsaF family glycosyltransferase: MKVRRALAVGPAGIAQRLAMRAYEATDAAAMSFNLDYDDILLDVPARLPEPTEPLARGRAARIGWVMTPPGAGSGGHTTVFRMVEALRARGHRLTAFVYDKYGVDVDELGDRIRRHWPAAGVDVRDARAGIDDVDAVVATSFETAHVIVRYARQPMRRLYFIQDFEPYFYGHGASYELAAMTYRLPFRRIALGAMLDGMIREATGIESDVVPFGCDSAAYRPPSPPVPRSGVVFYCRPGAPRRGYELAVAALRQFHRMHPDQEIHVYGLRPRGIGIPVTFHGRMSVPELNDLYGRTISGLAMSFTNITLVAEEMLAAGNIPVVNELALAHLVLPNPHVRWAAPTAAALAGALSDAVSVPDVAGRAARAAASIVERSWEPTKDAVVRLIEQEVYGS; encoded by the coding sequence GTGAAGGTCCGCCGTGCGCTCGCGGTCGGTCCGGCGGGCATCGCTCAGCGGCTCGCGATGCGCGCCTACGAGGCGACGGACGCCGCCGCGATGAGCTTCAACCTCGACTACGACGACATCCTGCTCGACGTGCCCGCCCGGCTCCCCGAGCCGACCGAGCCTCTCGCGCGCGGCCGAGCGGCGCGGATCGGCTGGGTCATGACCCCGCCGGGCGCCGGATCAGGCGGGCACACGACCGTCTTCCGCATGGTCGAGGCCCTCCGGGCGCGGGGGCATCGGCTGACCGCGTTCGTCTACGACAAGTACGGTGTCGACGTCGACGAGCTCGGCGACCGCATCCGCCGCCACTGGCCGGCCGCGGGCGTCGACGTGCGCGACGCCCGCGCCGGCATCGACGACGTCGACGCCGTCGTGGCCACGTCGTTCGAGACGGCGCACGTCATCGTGCGGTACGCGCGCCAGCCGATGCGGCGCCTGTACTTCATCCAGGACTTCGAGCCGTACTTCTACGGGCACGGCGCCTCGTACGAGCTCGCCGCGATGACCTATCGGCTGCCGTTCCGGCGCATCGCCCTGGGTGCGATGCTCGATGGGATGATCCGGGAGGCGACCGGGATCGAGAGCGACGTCGTGCCGTTCGGCTGCGACTCCGCGGCGTACCGGCCGCCGTCGCCGCCGGTGCCGCGGAGCGGGGTCGTCTTCTACTGCCGGCCCGGCGCGCCGCGGCGGGGATACGAGCTCGCCGTCGCCGCGCTCCGCCAGTTCCACCGCATGCACCCCGACCAGGAGATCCACGTCTACGGACTCCGTCCCAGGGGCATCGGCATCCCCGTCACCTTCCACGGGCGGATGAGCGTGCCCGAGCTCAACGACCTCTACGGCCGCACGATCTCGGGGCTCGCGATGTCGTTCACGAACATCACGCTCGTCGCCGAGGAGATGCTCGCAGCCGGCAACATCCCGGTCGTGAACGAGCTCGCGCTCGCGCATCTCGTGCTCCCGAACCCGCACGTGCGGTGGGCGGCGCCGACGGCGGCCGCCCTCGCCGGCGCGCTGAGCGACGCGGTGTCGGTGCCGGACGTCGCCGGCCGAGCCGCGCGGGCGGCGGCGTCGATCGTGGAACGCTCCTGGGAGCCGACCAAGGACGCGGTCGTGCGGCTCATCGAGCAGGAGGTGTACGGCTCATGA
- a CDS encoding acyl-CoA ligase (AMP-forming), exosortase A system-associated — protein sequence MSAATLRAPIARTNLHHLLEQAAERTPSAPALTFGETSVTYGDLWRIVRDAACGLAAAGVRRGDRVAIYLEKRIETVAAIFAASVVGGLFVPINPVLKPAQVRHILRDSGARLLVTSAHRLPVLVEAVVDAGVRDVVLVDGSGPVGARFAVHAWGSGAGAEAPRSGAIDLDAAAILYTSGSTGSPKGVVLSHRNLIAGAESVSAYLEQTADDVILSLLPLSFDAGLSQVTTAFAVGAHVILLNYLLAREVPRVCERHGVTAITGVPPLWVQLVEATWPEATAHRLRYWANTGGRMPRALLDRLRATFPEARPFLMYGLTEAFRSTYLDPAEIDRRPESIGKAIPNAEILVLRPDGSRCAAGEEGELVHRGALVSLGYWNDADRTAERFRPVDQGDAGWRAPERAVWSGDTVVADEDGFLYFVGRRDDMIKTSGYRVSPTEIEEAAFATGLVRDAVAIGVADASLGQRIVLVASASGQGTDAGAVLRAMRTLLPLYMVPSEVVLRDAMPRSPNGKYDRALIRAEAAR from the coding sequence ATGAGTGCGGCGACCCTCCGCGCGCCCATCGCGCGCACCAATCTCCATCACCTGCTCGAGCAGGCGGCCGAGCGCACCCCGTCGGCTCCCGCGCTCACGTTCGGCGAGACATCGGTCACCTACGGCGACCTGTGGCGCATCGTCCGCGACGCGGCCTGCGGGCTCGCCGCCGCGGGCGTCCGGCGCGGCGACCGGGTCGCCATCTACCTCGAGAAGCGCATCGAGACGGTCGCGGCGATCTTCGCAGCCTCGGTCGTCGGCGGCCTCTTCGTGCCGATCAACCCGGTGCTGAAGCCTGCACAGGTGCGGCACATCCTCCGGGACAGCGGCGCGCGGCTGCTCGTGACGTCGGCCCATCGCCTGCCGGTGCTCGTCGAGGCGGTCGTCGACGCGGGGGTCCGCGACGTCGTGCTCGTGGACGGCTCCGGCCCGGTCGGCGCGCGGTTCGCAGTGCACGCGTGGGGCAGCGGCGCCGGCGCCGAGGCGCCCCGGTCGGGTGCCATCGACCTCGACGCGGCCGCGATCCTCTACACCTCGGGGAGCACGGGCAGCCCGAAGGGCGTCGTGCTCAGCCACCGGAACCTCATCGCCGGAGCCGAGAGCGTGAGCGCCTATCTCGAGCAGACCGCCGACGACGTCATCCTGAGCCTGCTGCCGCTGAGCTTCGACGCGGGGCTCAGCCAGGTCACGACGGCGTTCGCGGTCGGCGCGCACGTGATCCTGCTGAACTACCTGCTCGCGCGCGAGGTGCCGAGGGTGTGCGAGCGCCACGGCGTCACGGCGATCACCGGCGTGCCGCCGCTCTGGGTGCAGCTCGTCGAGGCGACGTGGCCCGAGGCGACCGCGCACCGGCTGCGGTACTGGGCGAACACCGGTGGCCGGATGCCGCGCGCGCTGCTCGACCGGCTGCGCGCGACGTTCCCGGAGGCGAGGCCGTTCCTCATGTACGGACTGACCGAGGCCTTCCGCTCGACGTACCTCGACCCCGCCGAGATCGACCGGCGACCCGAGTCGATCGGGAAGGCGATACCGAATGCCGAGATCCTTGTCCTCCGTCCGGACGGTTCGAGGTGCGCGGCAGGCGAGGAGGGAGAGCTCGTCCACCGAGGTGCGCTCGTCAGCCTCGGCTACTGGAACGACGCCGACCGGACCGCGGAGCGCTTCAGGCCCGTCGACCAGGGGGATGCGGGGTGGCGCGCGCCCGAGCGCGCGGTGTGGTCCGGAGACACCGTCGTCGCGGACGAGGACGGATTCCTCTACTTCGTCGGCCGTCGCGACGACATGATCAAGACCTCCGGCTACCGAGTGAGCCCGACGGAGATCGAGGAGGCAGCGTTCGCGACCGGCCTCGTCCGCGACGCGGTCGCGATCGGCGTCGCCGACGCGAGCCTCGGGCAGCGGATCGTGCTCGTCGCCTCAGCCTCGGGGCAGGGAACGGACGCCGGCGCGGTGCTGCGGGCGATGCGCACGCTGCTCCCGCTCTACATGGTTCCGTCGGAGGTCGTGCTGCGGGATGCGATGCCCCGGTCGCCGAACGGCAAGTACGACCGGGCGCTCATCAGAGCGGAGGCGGCGCGATGA
- a CDS encoding lipopolysaccharide biosynthesis protein, producing MRRLVPEAPRPEAVVEDAGLPDAPIAGTLQPPAIGGRAASGIVWMTLQKWVIRIFGFATIVLLARLLAPEDFGTVAAAGVVLPFFYLLADLGFAAYIVQVQEADQRMLSTAFWFSLTAGAVLSGVLVATAPLFGLAFSDDRVVPVLQVLSAWVVLTAVGSVPSAMLRRAMRFRAIAAQGAIGAVVAQVVAVAMALAGLGVAALVAQSLVACAVTTALAWHAAKWRPTLAFSREEFRRMAGFGSQVLSVELVAMLRASGEAAVISRTLGVAALGSMTIAQRLVQIVQELTGSAIVPVTNVAFAKIRDSSARLRSAYLRALRLTYAALSLPMVVIAVGAPQLVPLLFGDQWTASVAPAQVLAVASVLALGAWLDHGLFYGLGRPGTWLVYAVVIDALTLATTIVAAQWGLVAIAWGFLGVAVLATVVRWFLVARALETSVGVVAGPCTYLVAVVAVSGAAGWGAGVLAAGAPTILALLAIGAAVLVGHAAVTAVGARDVVRDAAGILRRAAVRRGQERRADR from the coding sequence ATGCGTAGGCTCGTGCCGGAGGCGCCGAGGCCGGAGGCAGTCGTCGAGGATGCAGGGCTGCCCGACGCGCCCATCGCGGGCACGCTCCAGCCACCGGCGATCGGGGGCCGCGCCGCGTCCGGGATCGTCTGGATGACGCTGCAGAAGTGGGTCATCCGCATCTTCGGGTTCGCCACCATCGTCCTGCTCGCGCGCCTGCTCGCGCCCGAGGACTTCGGTACCGTCGCCGCGGCGGGCGTCGTGCTGCCCTTCTTCTACCTGCTCGCCGACCTCGGCTTCGCGGCCTACATCGTGCAGGTGCAGGAGGCGGACCAGCGGATGCTCAGCACGGCCTTCTGGTTCTCGCTCACCGCGGGTGCCGTGCTGAGCGGGGTGCTCGTCGCGACGGCGCCGCTGTTCGGCCTCGCGTTCTCCGACGATCGCGTCGTGCCGGTGCTGCAGGTGCTCTCGGCGTGGGTGGTGCTCACGGCCGTCGGCTCGGTGCCGTCCGCGATGCTGCGCCGCGCGATGCGCTTCCGCGCGATCGCGGCGCAGGGCGCGATCGGCGCGGTCGTCGCGCAGGTCGTCGCGGTGGCGATGGCCCTCGCGGGGCTGGGCGTCGCCGCGCTCGTCGCGCAGTCGCTCGTCGCGTGCGCCGTCACCACGGCCCTCGCGTGGCACGCGGCGAAGTGGCGACCGACGCTCGCCTTCTCGCGGGAGGAGTTCCGCCGCATGGCCGGCTTCGGCTCGCAGGTGCTGAGCGTCGAGCTCGTGGCGATGCTGCGCGCGTCGGGGGAGGCAGCCGTGATCTCCCGCACGCTCGGCGTCGCGGCGCTCGGCTCGATGACCATCGCGCAGCGGCTCGTCCAGATCGTGCAGGAGCTCACGGGAAGCGCCATCGTGCCGGTGACGAACGTCGCCTTCGCCAAGATCCGCGACTCCTCGGCGCGCCTGCGCAGCGCCTACCTCCGGGCGCTCCGGCTCACCTACGCCGCCCTCTCGCTGCCGATGGTCGTCATCGCCGTCGGCGCACCGCAGCTCGTCCCCCTGCTCTTCGGCGACCAGTGGACCGCGAGCGTCGCGCCCGCGCAGGTGCTCGCGGTCGCGAGCGTCCTCGCCCTCGGAGCATGGCTGGATCACGGCCTGTTCTACGGGCTCGGGCGGCCCGGGACGTGGCTCGTGTACGCCGTCGTGATCGATGCGCTCACGCTCGCGACCACGATCGTCGCCGCGCAGTGGGGCCTCGTCGCGATCGCGTGGGGCTTCCTCGGCGTCGCAGTCCTCGCGACCGTCGTCCGCTGGTTCCTCGTCGCGCGCGCGCTCGAGACGAGCGTGGGCGTCGTCGCGGGCCCCTGCACCTACCTCGTCGCGGTCGTCGCGGTCAGCGGGGCCGCCGGCTGGGGCGCCGGGGTGCTCGCGGCAGGCGCTCCAACCATCCTCGCCCTCCTCGCGATCGGCGCGGCGGTCCTGGTCGGCCACGCGGCCGTGACTGCGGTGGGCGCGCGCGACGTCGTGCGTGACGCCGCCGGCATCCTCCGGCGGGCTGCCGTGCGGCGCGGGCAGGAGCGGAGGGCCGACCGATGA
- a CDS encoding NeuD/PglB/VioB family sugar acetyltransferase encodes MSEAVLLIGASGLAREVLASGLERAAGILDDDVALHGTTVGGVPVLGGIEAARGRSERLLVCIGASRSRRDVVGRLAALGVARGRFATYVAGSARIGTTSVVGAGSILLDGVVVTADASIGDHVVVMPGCTVTHDGVLEDFATLAAGVALGGGVAVGEAAYLGMLSSVRQGVRIGTEATIGMAAAVLRDVPAGETWVGVPARALEVRA; translated from the coding sequence ATGAGCGAGGCGGTGCTGCTCATCGGCGCGAGCGGGCTCGCGCGCGAGGTGCTCGCGAGCGGCCTCGAGCGGGCCGCGGGCATCCTCGACGACGACGTGGCGCTCCACGGGACGACGGTCGGGGGCGTGCCCGTCCTCGGCGGCATCGAGGCCGCCCGCGGGCGCTCGGAGCGGCTGCTCGTGTGCATCGGCGCCAGCAGGTCGCGGCGCGACGTCGTCGGCCGCCTCGCCGCGCTCGGCGTCGCTCGTGGACGCTTCGCGACCTACGTCGCCGGCTCCGCGCGGATCGGGACGACGAGCGTCGTCGGAGCCGGCAGCATCCTGCTCGACGGGGTGGTCGTGACCGCGGATGCCAGCATCGGCGACCACGTCGTGGTCATGCCGGGCTGCACCGTCACGCACGACGGCGTGCTCGAGGACTTCGCGACGCTCGCGGCGGGCGTGGCGCTCGGCGGCGGCGTCGCGGTCGGCGAGGCCGCCTACCTCGGCATGCTCTCGTCGGTGCGCCAAGGCGTGCGGATCGGCACCGAGGCGACCATCGGCATGGCCGCGGCGGTGCTGCGCGACGTGCCCGCGGGGGAGACGTGGGTCGGCGTGCCCGCCAGGGCGCTCGAGGTGCGGGCATGA
- a CDS encoding DegT/DnrJ/EryC1/StrS family aminotransferase — MTAAVPFVDLAAQQAEIASEVLPVWRRLLETGGFIGGPEVDAFERELGDYFGVGHVVGVSNGTDALELAMRAVGVGPRDEVIMPANTFIATAEAASRIGAVPVLVDVDDACLLIDPEAVEAAITPRTAAIVPVDLFGQTAPMERIAPIAARHGIPVVEDAAQAQGAAGPAGRAGTLGRVAATSFYPGKNLGAAGDAGAVMTDDPEIARTVRSLGGHGSSVKYVHDRVGMNARLDAVQAAVLRAKLRRLDRWNAMRRTAAGRYAALLGDVDAVRLPAVRTGNDDVWHLYVVRVDDRDRVLAELTEAGIGVGIHYPTPVHLTEAYAWLGYRRGQLPVAEAAADRILSLPMFPHLTEQQQGRVARALQGASVGASARS; from the coding sequence ATGACCGCCGCGGTGCCGTTCGTCGATCTCGCCGCCCAGCAGGCCGAGATCGCGAGCGAGGTGCTGCCCGTCTGGCGGCGCCTCCTCGAGACCGGGGGCTTCATCGGCGGCCCCGAGGTCGACGCCTTCGAGCGCGAGCTCGGCGACTACTTCGGCGTCGGCCACGTCGTGGGAGTCTCGAACGGCACCGACGCCCTTGAGCTCGCGATGCGGGCGGTCGGGGTCGGCCCCCGCGACGAGGTCATCATGCCGGCGAACACGTTCATCGCGACGGCAGAGGCTGCTTCGCGCATCGGCGCCGTCCCCGTGCTCGTCGACGTCGACGACGCGTGCCTGCTCATCGACCCCGAGGCGGTCGAGGCCGCGATCACGCCGCGCACGGCGGCGATCGTGCCCGTCGACCTCTTCGGCCAGACGGCGCCGATGGAGCGGATCGCGCCGATCGCCGCGCGCCACGGCATCCCCGTGGTCGAGGATGCGGCGCAGGCGCAGGGCGCAGCGGGCCCGGCAGGCCGCGCGGGGACGCTCGGGCGGGTCGCCGCGACGAGCTTCTACCCGGGCAAGAACCTCGGGGCCGCGGGCGACGCGGGCGCGGTCATGACCGACGACCCCGAGATCGCCCGCACCGTGCGGAGCCTCGGCGGCCACGGCAGCAGCGTCAAGTACGTGCACGACCGCGTCGGCATGAACGCGCGCCTCGACGCGGTGCAGGCGGCGGTGCTGCGGGCGAAGCTGCGCCGGCTCGACCGCTGGAACGCGATGCGGCGCACCGCCGCGGGGCGCTACGCCGCGCTGCTCGGCGACGTCGACGCCGTGCGGCTCCCAGCCGTCCGGACGGGCAACGACGACGTCTGGCACCTCTACGTCGTGCGCGTCGACGACCGCGACCGGGTGCTCGCGGAGCTCACCGAGGCCGGGATCGGCGTCGGCATCCACTACCCGACCCCCGTGCACCTCACCGAGGCCTACGCGTGGCTCGGGTACCGGCGCGGGCAGCTCCCGGTCGCCGAGGCCGCGGCCGACCGCATCCTGTCGCTGCCGATGTTCCCGCACCTCACCGAGCAGCAGCAGGGCCGCGTGGCCCGCGCGCTGCAGGGCGCATCGGTCGGCGCGAGCGCGAGGTCCTGA